The DNA sequence ATCTGAGGGAGAAGTGCAGCCTGAGGATGGAACTCTACCTAAGAAAAAGGCAAAATCCAGACTTAAGATTCCTTGCATAAGATTCTCAAGAGGGGCAAAGAGAAGTCGTCGTTCCAAACTCACAGAAGACTCGGGCTACGTCAGAGTCCAGGGAGAGGCTGACGATTTGGAGACAAAGGCCCAGACCCAGCCAGATGACCAGGCAATCCAGGCTAGGTCCACCCAGGACCTACAGGGAGGTGTGTCTGGGAGAGATGGTAAGGAGATCCAAGAATCACACATAAGCAACAGCGTCACATCGGGAGAGAACGTGATCGCCATAGAACTGGAATTAGAAAATGAATCTTCTGCTATCCAGATGGGAACTCAGAGGCTGGAAAAGGAGACTAAAGTGATTACCGAAAAGCAAAGTGTACAGGCGCAGCAATCAAGTCTACTTGAGAGTTCAGCAGCAGGCTGTCCTCGGCCAGTGACTTCTGCTGCTCCTCCATCACCAGCAACCACACGTCAACGCAGTCTGGAAGGACCCAGTGATGGCATCCGGGAAAGTGTACCGAGTGGGAAAGATGACAAAAGGAGAAAGACTGCTGCTGAAGACAAGAAATCAGGAGAGACTGCGCTGGaccacacagaggaagctgcagTCGGCCAGGCAGACAAAAGTGCACTAAGCCAGGCAGAAGAAGATACGGCGGGCCATGCAGAGGAAGCTACTGAGATCCAGACAGACGGTCAGGCAAAGGAAGGTACAGTGAGCCAGGCAGAGGAAGCTACAGTGGCCCGGGCAAAGGAAACTGTGTTGAGTCAGGCAGAAGGACCTGCAGTTAGCCAGGCAAAGACAGCTGTGGTAGGACAAGCAAACAAAGCTACAATTGGCCAGGCAGAGGAAGCTAAAGTtggccacacagagaaagccacagtgGATCAGGCAGAGGAAGCTACAGTtggccacacagagaaagccacagggGATCAGGCAGAGGAAGCTACAGTTGACCAGGCAGAGGAAGCCACAGGGGATCAGGCAGAGGAAGCCACAGTTTGTCAGGAAGAGGAAGCTACAGTTGGCCAGGCAGAGGAAGCTACAATTGGCCACACAGAGGAAGCTACAGTTGGCCAGGCAGAGGAAGCTACAATtggccacacagagaaagccacagtgGATCAGGTAGAGGAAGCCACAGTTGGCCAGGCAGAGGAAACCACAGTTGGCTGGGCAGAGGAAGCTACAGTGGGTAAGGCAGAGAAAGCTACAGTTGGTCAGGCAGAGAAAGCTGTATTGAGTCAGGCAGAGGAAGCCACAGTGGGTAAGGCAGAGGAAGCCCCAGTGGATCAGGCAGAGGAAGCCACAGTTGGTCAGGCAGAGAAAACTGTATTGAGTCAGGCAGAGGAAGCCACAGTGGGTAAGGCAGAGGAAGCCCCAGTGGACCAGGCAGAGGAAGCTACAGTTGGCCAGGCAGAGAAAACTGTATTGAGTCAGGCAGAGGAAGCCACAGTGGGTAAGGCAGAGGAAGCTGTATTGAGCCATGCCCTAGatctgaaagaaaatggaattgaTACAGAGAAACCGAGatcagaagaaagcaaaagaatggAGCCAATTGCTATTATCATTACTGACACTGAAATCAGTGAATTTGATGTTAAGAAATCTAAAAATGTTCCTAAGCAATTCCTAATTTCAATGGAAAATGAG is a window from the Mastomys coucha isolate ucsf_1 unplaced genomic scaffold, UCSF_Mcou_1 pScaffold6, whole genome shotgun sequence genome containing:
- the Akap5 gene encoding A-kinase anchor protein 5; the protein is MKECSVRMETNVSEIQIETKDEKRPVAASPQKERQERKKATLCFKRRKKVSKTKAKAGAKSAEEAKKHASEAGGSGQRPPAGAWASIKRLVTHRKRSESGKKQKPSEGEVQPEDGTLPKKKAKSRLKIPCIRFSRGAKRSRRSKLTEDSGYVRVQGEADDLETKAQTQPDDQAIQARSTQDLQGGVSGRDGKEIQESHISNSVTSGENVIAIELELENESSAIQMGTQRLEKETKVITEKQSVQAQQSSLLESSAAGCPRPVTSAAPPSPATTRQRSLEGPSDGIRESVPSGKDDKRRKTAAEDKKSGETALDHTEEAAVGQADKSALSQAEEDTAGHAEEATEIQTDGQAKEGTVSQAEEATVARAKETVLSQAEGPAVSQAKTAVVGQANKATIGQAEEAKVGHTEKATVDQAEEATVGHTEKATGDQAEEATVDQAEEATGDQAEEATVCQEEEATVGQAEEATIGHTEEATVGQAEEATIGHTEKATVDQVEEATVGQAEETTVGWAEEATVGKAEKATVGQAEKAVLSQAEEATVGKAEEAPVDQAEEATVGQAEKTVLSQAEEATVGKAEEAPVDQAEEATVGQAEKTVLSQAEEATVGKAEEAVLSHALDLKENGIDTEKPRSEESKRMEPIAIIITDTEISEFDVKKSKNVPKQFLISMENEQVGVFANDSDFEGRTSEQYETLLIETASSLVKNAIELSVEQLVNEMVSEDNQINTLLQ